The stretch of DNA taagacaaaatatttttatggtaGATTCATCTCCTTTCTCTGCTGAGCTGTGCCAACTGGTTCCCATaatcatttcaaatcttcatATACTTCCGATGCTGCCTGTTGTTTTAagattcttttttcaaaagGTCTAAAATAAAGTTATACAAAATTTAACTTGTATATTATTAATAGATAATATAGAtagttctaattttttttaatagctAATAGGCTTTGATCAACAACATAACACAAAGAAGTAGGTTGTTTCCCAAATGTTGTGAAGGAATTGTTATGGATATTAATAGCAGAGATCAATAAAACAAGTTGGCACAAGAAAGCAATAACCAAACAAAACATGAAAGTTAACCAATAAAATCagcaacaataaaaaaagaacGAATAAGATAATACCAAGAATTACGTGGTTCACTATTAAAGACCTAGTCTATGGGAAAAGCGCAGAACAATTCACTATAACAATACATATTAAGTTTATTGCCATAGAGTTTTCCTTTGGCTTCTTACAACACCCCTGCAGAGCAAATGTTACAAGAATAACCAAATTGCTAATAGGCCCTAAAAGACAATAACAGAAAAACATGCAAAGCACCCTTGTTGGTGTTTATTTGTTGTCCTCTTTAATTAAGGGCTTCCTCTATACATTCTCATGACTCTTGTTGCTCTGACAAGGTGATTCAATCGCTCTCCTCGATAGAATCTGCGCTTCGAGTGCCGCCAAAAAAATGATCTTTGACTTCACCTGGCTCTTTGAGTCCTGCAAAGGGTGGAGGTTGTCTCATGTTCGTGCTCTTCAAGGTGGTTCATACTTTTGTTTGTCTAATCATTATATTTTAACAGTGATGACTATTGTTACAAACTGCGAATATATTGAGGTAtacaaattcaattaaaatttaacagAGACTAACTTAAACATTCAAATAATTGACCATCATTACACCTCATTCCATTTTATACTATTTGATATCACATGTCCACAAACTCAAACTTGAAGCTCAAACTCATACTCAACCACTTATTATATGTTTGATTTCACGGTGAGATTGATAAATTTACATCGAACCACCGTAATTTTACATAAACAATAATTTGTAGTTTTTGCAAATTTTGACAATCCTCggtaaaacaaaacaaacaagcACGTAAATGGAGGCCAAAATATCCGTACTATCTAAGCAAACGTTTTTAACGGCAACACAACATGCTCTTTCGTCACCACAAATTCTGTTAAATCTAAATGATTCATGCCACTTTATCTTGATCTAGATAGTGCTTCATTTGTCTTAAGCCACGTGGCAGAATGAGATGAACtacaataaatttttgaaaaggaGACAAAAAAGATATTTAGCAAAACGTGAGGAGTTCCTTATAGGAATAAGAAGAGAACGTTGCAAtgccaaaacaaaacaaaatagaagGCACTGACTTTGTTTGGCATACGGGTCAACTTGGATCGTTCGACTAGATTCTTGAATCTTTCTTATCTATCATCAATAAGTTTATTGGTTTTacgaaattatatttttacgtGTTCAATTAAATTGCCTCAGAAAAAAGTATTCAATTAAATAATGTTAAAACAAACACACAAAAACTGAtgagaaataaatttaaagtgaaaatagtttttggttGGAGAAAATATACAGAGAAGGAGATGAGTGAAGATATTATTTTAGGTAAATGTATATTGTGCGATTAGTTTTATGTTTTAAAGAAAACTTAAGCAATATGTTTGACTCAAACTCCAATGGTTAAACTACTGGTAAAAAGATGGGGTTTGTATCTTGCATTTTTCGGACTCAAGTCTCGTTGATCCACTTAGAGGGGATAAACTTAAATCTCCTTttcaaattttagattttaaaagaaagaaaaaattaaatgaactaAGAGTTTTTGGGAGGAGAGAATCTCGAGAGTAAGGAGACAAATTATTGGTATTATTTCCAcgttttatagtattttataaattaaaaatatgttaattaaaaatattattttattattttctacaaaattacatttagtaaaaatataaaaaatttatgtccatttttattttattttctactcCCTCCAAATCCAAAGTTTTCCATTTTCCTCCTCTCCAAACCTAAACTATTTCTATATTGACTTcagtatatatatttataaaattttaaatatttcattttttaaaaaaatattaacaaatatatcaaGAACACTTGTTAAAACATTAAAagtgaaaaatttaattttaaaagtgatacatttaactctttaaaattttaagttttaatctTTTTTGCACAATACTATATTTTCATTTctctttttagtttttagttaGCATGACTCTTAATCTTGTTTAATTTAATGTTCACAATGAAGTATTATGGATTATACatagtataataaatataatccaccgtaaaaaaatcaataaatataatttaaaaaagtttcTTGTAAAAAAcacatgaaaaaataataacttcaatttttttaattgatgttaacttaatttatacaaattttattaataactaAGATTTACtcttctcatatttttattataaattttattttatttaatatattttttatacatatatttatataatgttTATCAGTCAAAAAAGTGGTTATAATAAATTGCAGAGTACATTTTGTAAcatgaattttgttgttgttgtaaagcAAGGTATTTTCTATGATTGCGGATATTTAATGTTTAGAAAAAATGAGATTGATCTAAGAAAGTAAACTTGAAGAGACATATGTTTTTGATAGTCACCGGCCAAATTTGTAAGATGCATTTGAAAACGATTtccataattatttaataataatttatgaaaaaaacGATAGGAAaacaataaacaataaaaatgagGTATTTTGTATATAAAAGAAGTAGTAAAAAGAGTCACAGTCTCTCATCTGAAGCACCACCAAACACTAAAAGCTGATCCAAACTGCACTTTATAGTCACCTGGTTCTTTCCGCACACTTCCAActtccaacaacaacaacgcTTCCTTCGATTcgattcaattcaattcaatggCGGTAACTTCAACATCACTCGCTTCTCAACTCTCCATCGGTCTCCGCCGCTCCTCTCCTAAGTTCGATTCTTTCACTTCTCAATCTCTCCCTCTTACCAACAACACTTTCTTCGATCCAAATCTTCGCTTATCTCTCTCTTCCACCAAACCCTCCCGTACCGTTATCGCCATGGCTGGCTCTGGCAAGgtacttcttcttcttcttcttcttttcatttcaatttatttatttatttatttattatttcttcgGTAATTTTGTGTTATTCCTCATTTCATATCAAAATTGTATACATTTGACTTTGCTatacttgaaattatatattgacattttccttcttttgtTTTGTGGTTCCAGTTCTTTGTTGGTGGCAATTGGAAGTGTGTAAGTATTTTTCTCActtagttctttatttttccaCTACTTGTGaggtttatatttgattttattgtaTTAGATTGCAATGTCTCCTTTagttttttattgaaatacGAACTGTTTCCGTATCAATAAGCattgttgttttttatgaaACTAATTGTCTTTTTCTATGATATCCTTGACTGTTTATTACTTCATTGCACTTATTTCTCTTTTTGCAATACATAGTTAAGGATATTATTGATAAAACAATAGTTAatgttatattaaattttgacaaCGATGAATAAATAGGAAcacaatttttcttaaaatattacaGTTAAAAAGGAACAGGTGGaataataaacttatatttttatagttttcATCTGGTTTAATTCATCCCACTTTGTTACACATGGCTTGTTTGTGACTTATCTCTTAGAGCTTGCTTCTACCCTATGTCTCCTTGTCTTTCCGTTTGCCATAGTTTGTTCTTACTAGACAAGTTATTCTCTATATAACTGAATCAAAATAACTTAATTTCCCTTTGATCACAATGCAAAGCAAATCTGGATGATAAACCCCAGTTTTTTTCACtgtttcttaatatttttaagagACAAAGCTTCATGTCACAAGATAACTGTCTGTATGATGAATTTCCTTCACGGTTCATTGATTATCTTATCAGTTAGCTtgtttaaattaacaaaattatcgTCGTCTCTTTCTGTCTTACTAGGTTTTTTTACTTAGGCACTTCCTTTTTTGTGTTGGTATGTTCAGcagtttttgttcttttatatTATGCACTGAAGACTAAACAGCTTCTAATACAGATGAAGTAATTGGTTTTCATGGTTCTATCAATTCCCTGTTCAGTTAGCAACCGTGTTACATGCAATATTATTTCCGTCTTTAAAACTCtcaaaaattgagttttattaCTTTTGTTGTTATCTCTAGAATGGAACAAAAGACTCCATCAGTAAGCTTCTCTCTGACTTGAACAGTGCAAAATTGGAGCCTGATGTTGGTAAGATATATCCAATCTTTACCTCGTGTGTTTTTAGTTACAAGCTGTAGaagacaacaacaaaatttataatgcTTCTTCTCAActcattaattataaaataaactgcTGAGattggaaatatttttttctttttactaatatatttgGCATTGCAAAATGCTGATGAAATGTATTACCAATTCCAAATGGTTTATTACCCAGTTTGATGGTAAAAAATGTTCAATTCATTAAATTAACCTAGGTTTCTAATGGGCCAGTGGCCGCTCACTCCACTACAAAATAATAGGATTGAAAATGCAAGGAACTCCCTCAGGATCAAACTATGGATTATGTGCAGAGAACTCCCCTGTGCTTTCAACATGACTCATTAACTTACCAGACCATCCATTTGCTCTCCCTTTGGGATTTTTGTACATGCACAATGGGGTTTAGTCATTATACCGTGCTATAATGTGCATTTTCTGGTTAGTTAAAGGAATTGTTTTGATGACCCATAATTGAGAGGCTTCATTATATTTTGTCCcaaagttattatttatttaagtcaaaCTAACTGTCATTATACAACTGTCCATGAGAGGATTTGAACTCAAACTCTCTGTCTCTTGAGGTTACTGGGTCAAACTCTTAATATTGAGCTGACAAATCAGGGACTATATTGTCCCAAAAAAGTACAACATTATGTGTAACATTAAGTGTGTGGCTTAtgttacaataattttttcttaattacctctttaatatatttgtatttgttaTCTGGTTTTCATAAGCTTTTCCATTTTGTGAGAAGTACAGATGTTGTTGTTGCACCTCCCTTTGTGTACATCGATCAGGTGAAAAGCTCAATTACAGATAGGATTGAAATATCTGCCCAGAATTCTTGGGTGGGAAAAGGTGGTGCTTTCACCGGAGAAATCAGGTTAGATTTCTCTTTCCTGTCAAAACaatattgatttagttttttttttctgtgcACAAAGTTAGGCCTGTTGGGTGATTATAGATACatcttttctattttctctAATGCCCTTCTGCTGTTTTTGATGTTTAAACATGTATTATTTTCTGGTGTTCTTGTAATATGCTGCAATTTAGCAAGTAAACTCAGCCACTTAATAAATATCATCCGACTCTTGCAGTGTGGAACAACTGAAAGACCTTGGATGCAAGTGGGTTATTCTTGGACATTCTGAGCGAAGGCATGTTATTGGAGAAAAAGATGAGGTAAAACTCCAGTTAGAAATCCTTTCCAGTGGCTTTTCTAGAATGTATCAATATATTGTAAGGGATGCATGATATTAGATGTTAGCTGAAAATTGTCAACTCCAGTTTATAGGAAAGAAAGCGGCTTATGCTTTGAGCGAGGGTCTTGGAGTGATTGCATGCATTGGGGAATTGTTAGAAGAGAGGGAAGCTGGGAAAACTTTTGATGTCTGTTTCCAGCAATTGAAGGCTTATGCAGGTGAAAGCTATGTTTCTTCATGAACAATTTTCTTTGCTGATTGCTTCCATAACATCCATTATAATGTATATCCATTATGTACAGATGCGGTGCCTAGTTGGGATAATATTGTTATTGCATATGAACCTGTATGGGCCATTGGAACTGGCAAAGTAGCCTCTCCCGAGCAAGCTCAGGAAGTACATGTGGCTCTCCGTGATTGGCTTAAGAATAATGTCTCAGCTGAAGTCGCATCTAAAACACGAATAATTTATGGaggtaaatattttattttaattttagttgtaTTTACACTTGTCATGAAAATTTAAGATGGTGTATAATAAATTTGCACGCTTTTACATTTTATTCAATGTCATGCACTCTCGTGCTGAGA from Cicer arietinum cultivar CDC Frontier isolate Library 1 chromosome 3, Cicar.CDCFrontier_v2.0, whole genome shotgun sequence encodes:
- the LOC101508638 gene encoding triosephosphate isomerase, chloroplastic, which codes for MAVTSTSLASQLSIGLRRSSPKFDSFTSQSLPLTNNTFFDPNLRLSLSSTKPSRTVIAMAGSGKFFVGGNWKCNGTKDSISKLLSDLNSAKLEPDVDVVVAPPFVYIDQVKSSITDRIEISAQNSWVGKGGAFTGEISVEQLKDLGCKWVILGHSERRHVIGEKDEFIGKKAAYALSEGLGVIACIGELLEEREAGKTFDVCFQQLKAYADAVPSWDNIVIAYEPVWAIGTGKVASPEQAQEVHVALRDWLKNNVSAEVASKTRIIYGGSVNGGNSAELAKKEDIDGFLVGGASLKGPEFATIVNSVTSKKVAA